In one window of Musa acuminata AAA Group cultivar baxijiao chromosome BXJ3-2, Cavendish_Baxijiao_AAA, whole genome shotgun sequence DNA:
- the LOC135631931 gene encoding PGR5-like protein 1A, chloroplastic — translation MACLSSLLSPRRPVLPSPSPPLSSARGRRAFAPPLRSRCNRGLERLSLRFRATADQQGQVQDDETVDGKILQYCSIDRKDKKTLGELEQEFLQALQSFYYDKKAIMSNEEFDNLKEELMWEGSSVVMLSPDEQKLLEASMAYVSGNPIMTDAEFDELKLRLKKEGSDIVQEGPRCSLRSRKVYSDLSVDYFKMFLLNVPAAVIALTLFFFLDDLTGFEITYLLELPEPFGFIFTWFAALPLIFVLSQAITNAIVKDFLILKGACPNCGTENVSFFGTLLSVPSGGSTNTVKCSNCGTALVYDSNSRLITLPEPSEA, via the exons ATGGCCTGCCTGTCGTCGCTCCTCTCCCCTCGCCGCCCTGTTCTCCcttccccctcccctcccctctcctCCGCTCGCGGCCGTCGTGCCTTCGCGCCCCCGCTTCGGTCCCGCTGCAATCGCGGCCTCGAAAGGCTCTCGCTGAGATTTAGGGCGACAGCCGACCAGCAAG GTCAGGTTCAGGATGATGAGACCGTTGACGGCAAAATCCTACAGTATTGCAGCATAGACAGGAAAGACAAGAAGACACTAGGAGAGCTTGAACAAGAATTCCTGCAAGCTCTACAA TCATTCTACTATGATAAGAAGGCGATCATGTCAAATGAGGAATTCGATAATCTTAAGGAAGAGCTAATGTGGGAAGGAAGCAGTGTGGTCATGCTGA GTCCAGATGAACAGAAGCTTTTGGAAGCTTCGATGGCTTACGTGTCTGGAAACCCCATAATGACAGATGCTGAATTCGATGAGTTGAAGCTGCGATTGAAG AAAGAAGGGAGTGATATTGTACAAGAGGGTCCACGATGCAGTCTTCGTAGCAGAAAG GTTTATAGTGACTTGAGTGTTGACTACTTCAAGATGTTCCTGCTGAATGTTCCTGCAGCTGTTATTGCTCTTACACT gtttttctttttagatgattTGACAGGCTTTGAAATCACATATCTTTTAGAG TTGCCAGAGCCCTTTGGTTTCATCTTTACGTGGTTTGCTGCTTTACCACTAATATTTGTGTTATCACAAGCAATCACAAATGCCATCGTGAAAGATTTTCTCatcttgaag GGTGCTTGCCCAAACTGTGGTACAGAAAACGTTTCTTTCTTTGGGACTCTATTATCAGTGCCTAGTGGTGGTTCCACAAACACAGTCAAATGCtcaaa CTGTGGCACAGCATTGGTGTATGATTCAAATTCACGATTGATTACACTCCCAGAGCCAAGTGAAGCATGA